Proteins found in one Maridesulfovibrio sp. genomic segment:
- a CDS encoding UbiD family decarboxylase, with amino-acid sequence MGYKNTKECLDALEAKGDLLRIDQEIDPEIEAGVIQRRVFQAGGPALLFTNVKGCKFPMAANIFGTKERLHFIFRDTIQTVERLMKLKLNPMEAMKCPWKYLGAPRTAYHTLPRKLSSGPVTANETSLSQLPQLKSWPMDGGAFITLPQVYTENPSNPGFAGSNMGMYRVQISGNDYTNTEVGLHYQIHRSIGHHHAQALKNGKRLKVNIAVGGAPAMSIAAVMPLPEGIAEIFFAGALGGHRIPMVMRPNGLPVPAEADFCICGTISNEQKPEGPFGDHIGYYSLTHDFPVLKVDKVYHRSDAIWPFTSVGRPPQEDTMFGDFIHELTSELVPSVFTGVHEVHAVDVAGVHPLLLAVGSERYVPYAEERQPQELLTNAMALLGNTQTALAKYLFIGAKEDMQRGENCHNIPIFFKHMLERADLRRDLHFITRTTIDTLDYSGAGFNEGSKLIFAAAGSKKRELATELPELPNLPEGFGEAKIFAPGIMIIKGRKSESERGEQDRQVEKLGEILNHTREIEGFPMIVVVDDSDFTAKNWENFLWVTFTRSDPATDIYGAGAFTDAKHWGAEKSLIIDARMKNHQAPPLDPDPEVEKRVDALAASGGPLYGLI; translated from the coding sequence ATGGGATACAAAAACACAAAAGAATGCCTTGATGCACTGGAAGCCAAAGGTGATCTGCTACGCATAGACCAGGAGATTGACCCTGAAATTGAAGCCGGAGTCATTCAGCGCCGCGTCTTTCAGGCAGGCGGTCCGGCCCTGCTCTTTACCAATGTAAAGGGATGTAAATTCCCCATGGCGGCAAATATTTTCGGGACAAAAGAACGACTGCACTTCATCTTTCGCGACACGATTCAAACCGTTGAACGACTCATGAAGCTTAAACTAAACCCGATGGAAGCGATGAAATGCCCGTGGAAATATCTCGGCGCGCCGAGAACAGCTTATCACACACTGCCGCGTAAACTTTCCAGCGGACCGGTAACAGCCAACGAAACCAGCCTTAGCCAATTGCCACAGCTTAAATCATGGCCAATGGACGGCGGAGCATTTATCACCCTGCCGCAGGTCTATACCGAGAACCCCAGTAATCCAGGATTCGCGGGATCAAACATGGGAATGTACCGGGTGCAGATTTCCGGCAACGATTACACCAACACCGAAGTCGGATTGCATTACCAGATCCACCGCAGCATCGGGCATCATCATGCTCAGGCCCTTAAAAATGGAAAACGGCTAAAGGTCAATATTGCGGTAGGCGGTGCACCGGCGATGAGCATAGCTGCGGTAATGCCCCTGCCTGAAGGTATTGCGGAAATTTTCTTTGCCGGGGCTTTAGGCGGACACCGTATCCCTATGGTTATGCGCCCCAATGGACTGCCTGTTCCGGCTGAAGCTGATTTCTGCATCTGCGGCACAATCAGCAATGAGCAAAAGCCCGAAGGACCTTTTGGAGACCACATCGGCTACTACAGCCTGACCCATGACTTTCCGGTTCTCAAGGTAGATAAGGTTTACCACCGCAGCGACGCGATATGGCCTTTCACTTCTGTAGGCCGTCCTCCGCAGGAAGATACAATGTTCGGTGATTTCATCCATGAGCTAACCTCCGAACTGGTGCCGTCCGTCTTCACCGGAGTCCATGAAGTACACGCTGTGGATGTGGCCGGAGTACATCCGCTATTGCTGGCTGTCGGCAGCGAGCGTTATGTCCCCTACGCGGAGGAACGCCAACCGCAAGAACTGTTGACCAACGCCATGGCCCTGCTGGGAAATACCCAGACCGCACTGGCAAAATACCTTTTCATAGGTGCGAAGGAAGACATGCAACGTGGCGAGAACTGCCATAATATTCCCATTTTTTTCAAGCACATGCTGGAACGTGCCGACCTCAGAAGGGATCTGCACTTTATCACCCGTACGACCATTGATACCCTTGACTACTCCGGCGCAGGATTCAATGAAGGATCAAAACTTATATTTGCCGCTGCCGGATCAAAGAAACGTGAACTTGCCACAGAATTACCGGAACTGCCCAACCTGCCCGAAGGTTTTGGGGAAGCAAAGATATTCGCCCCCGGCATCATGATTATCAAAGGTCGCAAAAGCGAATCAGAACGCGGAGAACAGGATCGGCAAGTGGAGAAGCTTGGGGAAATCCTTAACCATACCCGTGAAATCGAAGGGTTCCCCATGATTGTCGTGGTAGACGATAGCGACTTCACAGCCAAAAATTGGGAAAACTTCCTTTGGGTAACCTTCACCCGCTCCGACCCGGCAACAGATATCTACGGGGCCGGAGCTTTCACTGACGCGAAACACTGGGGAGCTGAAAAATCACTTATCATCGATGCCAGAATGAAAAATCATCAAGCACCGCCACTTGATCCCGACCCGGAAGTAGAAAAGCGGGTGGATGCGCTGGCAGCGTCCGGTGGACCTCTTTATGGATTAATTTAA
- a CDS encoding amino acid ABC transporter ATP-binding protein, producing the protein MIEIKNLHKCFGKLEVIKGIDLKVESGEVVCIIGPSGSGKSTVLRCINKLEEPTSGTIIVDGHDIMSSSTNINEVRTEAGMVFQQFNLFPHMTILENVTLGPVKVRKMGKSDANELGLKLLDKVGLKDKAHNYPEQLSGGQKQRVAIARSLALQPKVILFDEPTSALDPELVGEVLEVMQKLAKEGMTMIVVTHEMGFAKEVADRLIFIDEGIIQEEGDPTEVFANPKNPRLKDFLGKVVSHL; encoded by the coding sequence ATGATTGAGATTAAGAACCTTCATAAGTGCTTCGGGAAACTTGAAGTTATCAAAGGGATCGACCTCAAGGTTGAGTCCGGTGAAGTTGTCTGTATTATCGGGCCTTCCGGGTCCGGCAAATCCACTGTTCTTCGCTGCATCAATAAGCTTGAAGAACCCACTTCCGGCACGATTATCGTAGACGGTCATGATATTATGTCTTCATCGACCAATATTAATGAAGTGCGTACAGAAGCCGGTATGGTTTTTCAGCAATTTAACCTTTTTCCTCACATGACCATTCTTGAGAATGTGACTTTGGGACCTGTTAAGGTCCGTAAAATGGGTAAAAGCGATGCAAATGAACTGGGCCTGAAGTTGTTGGATAAGGTCGGGCTTAAAGATAAGGCTCACAACTATCCTGAGCAGCTTTCCGGTGGCCAGAAACAACGGGTCGCTATTGCTCGCTCTTTGGCTTTGCAGCCTAAGGTTATCCTTTTCGACGAGCCGACTTCCGCCCTTGATCCCGAGCTTGTGGGGGAGGTGCTTGAAGTAATGCAAAAGCTGGCCAAAGAAGGCATGACCATGATTGTTGTTACTCACGAAATGGGTTTTGCCAAGGAAGTTGCTGACCGTCTGATCTTTATTGATGAAGGAATCATACAGGAAGAAGGCGACCCCACAGAGGTTTTCGCCAACCCGAAGAATCCTAGATTAAAAGATTTTCTCGGAAAAGTTGTTTCCCATCTTTAG
- a CDS encoding calcium-binding protein — MKKFLSCSIVALAFVLMSSFVFADGCPELRGTWVGTVKMIAKDGTVKENKAVFVIRKQDGNLFTGEKAWFAANKENLITEGFSGIVGVDGVSLYFAEHEDGYTFGSLTGKESMSLYYLENGRKAKVIYYNMKRVHFARAFVDIDKDGSKTIIRSEIVKVYPMNVERIMREADANKDGKLSKDEWEEWKKNQ, encoded by the coding sequence ATGAAGAAATTTCTTAGTTGCAGCATTGTCGCTCTTGCATTTGTCCTGATGAGTTCTTTCGTTTTCGCTGACGGATGCCCTGAACTGCGTGGAACATGGGTAGGTACTGTTAAAATGATTGCCAAAGATGGCACGGTAAAGGAAAATAAAGCTGTTTTCGTAATCAGAAAACAGGACGGAAACCTCTTTACCGGTGAAAAAGCGTGGTTCGCAGCGAATAAGGAGAATCTCATTACCGAAGGTTTTAGCGGTATTGTTGGCGTAGATGGTGTGAGTCTTTATTTTGCTGAGCATGAGGATGGATACACTTTCGGTTCTTTGACTGGAAAGGAAAGTATGTCTCTTTATTATCTCGAGAATGGACGCAAGGCAAAGGTTATCTATTACAATATGAAGAGAGTCCACTTCGCCCGCGCGTTTGTGGATATTGATAAAGATGGTAGCAAAACTATAATTCGTTCCGAAATTGTTAAGGTTTACCCTATGAATGTTGAGCGGATTATGCGTGAAGCAGATGCGAATAAGGACGGTAAGTTAAGTAAAGATGAATGGGAAGAGTGGAAAAAAAATCAGTAA
- a CDS encoding AraC family transcriptional regulator, with protein MFDFEPDFKIYPFTDGTGCPISDIQEPHLHDFYVVHYVVSGHGNCVIDFETYDIISGSLYFVSPGQLHLWNPEDGIEGFVMVFSAEFLNFPEGPVHNIFELVFFNSVVNSPMLMLATGQKEELAVVMASLCREYSLRKPGFEIVVRSYFHILMVNLKRLFANMSQSPGGRTENRIVREFKKLVISEHGSLLRVQDYAEMMNISVSRLSAVIKEATSLTPGQIVRNELVNSAKRMLANSDLNVSEICYSLKFEDPSYFGRFFKRETGFTPSVFREHIRGKYHQLK; from the coding sequence ATGTTTGATTTTGAACCCGATTTTAAAATATATCCCTTTACTGACGGCACCGGGTGTCCGATAAGCGATATTCAGGAACCGCACCTGCATGATTTTTATGTTGTGCATTATGTTGTGTCCGGTCATGGCAACTGCGTAATTGATTTCGAGACATACGACATTATTTCCGGATCTTTGTACTTTGTGTCACCTGGGCAGCTGCATCTGTGGAACCCGGAAGACGGAATCGAAGGGTTTGTGATGGTTTTCAGTGCCGAGTTTTTGAATTTTCCTGAAGGGCCGGTGCATAATATTTTTGAGCTGGTTTTTTTCAACAGTGTCGTCAACTCGCCCATGCTTATGCTTGCAACAGGGCAGAAAGAGGAATTGGCGGTGGTTATGGCGAGTTTATGCCGGGAATATAGTTTAAGGAAGCCGGGGTTTGAAATCGTGGTGCGATCTTATTTTCATATTCTTATGGTTAATTTGAAACGTCTTTTCGCAAACATGTCTCAGAGTCCCGGGGGCAGAACTGAAAATCGTATTGTGCGTGAATTCAAGAAACTTGTTATTTCGGAGCACGGTTCCCTGCTGCGCGTTCAGGATTACGCTGAAATGATGAATATCAGCGTGAGCAGGCTCAGCGCGGTAATTAAAGAAGCCACCAGCCTCACGCCGGGTCAGATAGTGCGTAATGAACTGGTGAATTCCGCTAAGCGCATGCTGGCCAATTCCGATCTTAATGTTTCAGAAATATGTTATAGCTTAAAATTTGAAGACCCCTCGTATTTCGGGAGATTTTTTAAACGGGAAACAGGATTTACTCCTTCTGTATTTCGTGAACACATTAGAGGAAAATATCATCAACTAAAATAA
- a CDS encoding PH domain-containing protein, translating into MGILDGLMGNASEITVEDVEEELSPIMGDSEKVERAFKVIRDMYVFTSGRLILIDKQGLTGKKVEYLSIPYKSISTFCVETAGHFDMDSELKMWVSGRHEPITKELKRGSDVVGIQKLLANKVLK; encoded by the coding sequence ATGGGAATTCTTGACGGATTAATGGGCAATGCATCAGAAATAACCGTTGAAGACGTAGAAGAAGAGCTTTCCCCTATAATGGGCGACAGCGAAAAGGTCGAACGGGCTTTCAAGGTTATCCGGGATATGTACGTTTTTACTTCCGGCAGACTTATCCTCATAGATAAACAGGGCCTGACCGGGAAAAAGGTAGAGTACCTTTCTATCCCCTACAAATCCATTTCCACTTTTTGTGTGGAAACAGCGGGACATTTCGACATGGATTCTGAACTTAAAATGTGGGTATCCGGTCGTCATGAACCCATCACCAAAGAGTTGAAAAGAGGAAGCGATGTGGTAGGCATCCAGAAACTGCTCGCAAATAAGGTTTTAAAGTAA